A portion of the Chryseobacterium tructae genome contains these proteins:
- a CDS encoding TonB-dependent receptor: MVTKTIDYSTPPSGFSIFHASIGADLFKNMNLNFRINNIFNKEYKEYLNRLRYYMPEPGRNFVVTLKYNF, encoded by the coding sequence ATGGTAACTAAAACAATAGATTACAGTACTCCTCCTTCCGGATTTTCAATATTCCATGCATCAATTGGTGCAGATCTATTCAAAAACATGAATCTGAATTTCAGAATCAACAATATTTTTAACAAAGAGTACAAGGAATATCTCAACAGATTGAGATATTATATGCCAGAACCGGGAAGGAATTTTGTGGTTACTCTTAAATACAATTTTTAA
- a CDS encoding trigger factor: MKVTAQNHDDVSALLTVTLDKSDYKEKVDKQLINYAKNAQVPGFRKGKVPLSMVKKQYEAGIAFEEINKQVSDALNSYVNDNKLRLVGQPIPQPVNELDYNADQVTVAFEVGYEPAFTIDLAKYEAPHYKVEASDKEISKSIENMQKRFAEQVPQDKITKDSYIALEVSQVVEEDAEGEHHHHPKNVTITGENKEAFKLVKALKMDGSVKVTKETLAGDEELAKELGFSKEEVEHLHHNEIEVKVKDFYSLDLAELNQELFDKVYGEGNIKSEDELKDKVKTELDEYFQQNADVHFVNKVLEQVTEKEEVALPETFLVKWLMFSNQNIQSEEQAKEILENEKNQLRYQIIEGKLMTDNEINLDYADVLAQAEQLVKNQLAIYGIHHLGDEEIQKYAVEMLKDQEQVRQISSEVAMAKLKDVILEKASKKETKISHDEFLEELKK; encoded by the coding sequence ATGAAGGTTACCGCACAAAACCATGATGATGTAAGTGCATTACTTACTGTAACATTGGATAAATCTGACTACAAAGAAAAAGTAGACAAGCAATTGATTAATTATGCTAAAAATGCGCAAGTTCCTGGATTCAGAAAAGGGAAAGTGCCTTTGAGTATGGTTAAAAAACAATATGAAGCAGGGATTGCATTTGAAGAAATCAACAAACAGGTTTCTGATGCTTTGAACAGCTATGTTAACGACAACAAGTTAAGATTAGTTGGTCAGCCTATTCCTCAGCCAGTAAACGAATTAGATTACAATGCTGATCAGGTAACAGTTGCTTTCGAAGTAGGATATGAGCCTGCATTTACTATAGATTTAGCTAAATATGAAGCACCTCACTACAAAGTAGAAGCTTCTGACAAAGAAATCAGCAAAAGTATTGAAAACATGCAGAAGCGTTTCGCTGAGCAGGTTCCTCAAGATAAAATCACTAAAGATTCTTATATCGCTTTAGAAGTTTCTCAAGTTGTTGAAGAAGATGCTGAAGGAGAGCACCACCACCACCCAAAGAATGTTACTATTACAGGAGAGAACAAAGAAGCTTTCAAATTAGTAAAAGCGTTGAAAATGGATGGATCTGTAAAAGTAACTAAAGAAACTCTTGCAGGTGATGAAGAATTAGCTAAAGAATTAGGATTCAGCAAAGAAGAAGTTGAGCACCTACACCACAATGAAATTGAAGTAAAAGTAAAAGACTTCTATTCATTAGATTTAGCTGAACTTAATCAAGAATTATTTGATAAAGTATACGGAGAAGGAAACATCAAGTCTGAAGACGAACTTAAAGACAAAGTTAAGACTGAATTAGACGAGTATTTCCAACAAAATGCTGACGTTCACTTTGTGAATAAAGTATTGGAACAAGTTACTGAAAAAGAAGAAGTAGCGCTTCCTGAAACTTTCTTAGTAAAATGGTTAATGTTCTCTAACCAGAACATCCAGTCTGAAGAGCAGGCTAAAGAAATTCTTGAAAACGAGAAAAACCAATTAAGATACCAGATCATCGAAGGTAAATTGATGACTGATAACGAAATTAACCTTGACTATGCTGATGTATTGGCACAAGCTGAGCAGTTAGTTAAAAACCAATTGGCTATCTACGGAATCCACCACTTAGGTGATGAGGAGATCCAAAAATATGCTGTTGAAATGTTGAAAGATCAAGAGCAGGTAAGACAAATCTCTTCAGAAGTTGCTATGGCTAAATTAAAAGATGTAATTCTTGAAAAAGCTAGCAAAAAAGAAACTAAAATTTCTCACGACGAATTTTTAGAAGAACTTAAAAAATAA
- a CDS encoding DUF3109 family protein has product MIQIDDKLISEEIFSEEFVCNLSKCKGACCVEGDVGAPLDKNELEILDGIFDKIKPYLTQEGIKALEEQGTWTTDPHDGMYVTPMVENRECAYVTFDDKGITKCGIEKAYEDGAVDWQKPISCHLYPIRITEYSAFTALNYHEWNVCSDACTLGKELQVPVYKFLKTPLIRKYGEEFYTVLSGAADEWKKEYGS; this is encoded by the coding sequence ATGATTCAGATAGACGATAAATTGATTTCTGAGGAAATCTTTTCCGAAGAATTTGTGTGCAACCTTAGCAAATGTAAGGGGGCATGTTGTGTGGAAGGTGATGTAGGAGCTCCGCTGGACAAAAACGAGCTTGAAATACTGGACGGTATTTTTGATAAAATTAAACCTTATCTTACCCAGGAAGGTATTAAAGCCTTAGAAGAGCAAGGTACATGGACTACCGATCCACACGACGGAATGTATGTTACTCCCATGGTAGAAAACCGTGAATGTGCTTATGTAACTTTTGATGATAAAGGAATTACTAAATGTGGTATTGAAAAAGCATATGAAGATGGCGCTGTAGACTGGCAAAAACCTATTTCATGCCACCTATATCCTATCCGCATTACAGAATATTCTGCATTTACGGCTTTAAATTACCATGAATGGAATGTATGCAGTGATGCTTGTACGCTTGGAAAAGAGCTTCAGGTCCCTGTTTATAAATTCCTGAAAACACCATTAATCAGAAAGTACGGTGAAGAATTTTATACTGTTCTGAGTGGAGCTGCTGATGAATGGAAGAAAGAATATGGTTCATAG
- a CDS encoding DUF6427 family protein has product MFKLLSKESNIFSIPVYIGCLLLVVVIFNILNFNTYEAIVAGITFLGIALGYFCFHSIALNYQTHLPLFLYTFFIFGLYPGNLDIGIAVSLLTNSFLILLLTSADEDIRKKSYVLVGAIVALNFIFLPTTWPMAVFVIIHVVATSAKIGLNLFRFLLGMVMIVFSYFSVMYFVQFTSWNIDYFPFGKMKPITDYTELFPLIPVALMLIYAVYDHFQNYNKKSPISRYKYTFLLVFSLAQLVTIILYMNKSYEYLLLLAFPSSIILSRMMRFLPKYWMQEVGLWLIIVSLLTFKAGTVFDLF; this is encoded by the coding sequence ATGTTTAAATTACTTTCAAAAGAAAGCAATATTTTTTCAATTCCTGTTTATATTGGTTGTCTTCTTTTAGTAGTCGTAATATTTAACATACTGAATTTCAATACTTATGAAGCTATTGTTGCCGGAATTACATTTCTAGGAATTGCTCTGGGATATTTTTGTTTTCACAGTATTGCCCTTAATTACCAGACCCATCTGCCCTTATTTTTATATACGTTCTTTATTTTTGGACTGTATCCAGGTAATTTAGACATAGGAATTGCGGTCTCGTTGTTAACCAATTCATTTCTTATCTTACTTTTAACGAGTGCCGATGAAGATATAAGGAAAAAGTCCTATGTTTTGGTAGGTGCCATTGTTGCCCTGAACTTTATCTTCCTGCCAACTACCTGGCCAATGGCTGTCTTTGTGATCATTCACGTAGTGGCAACCTCTGCTAAAATAGGATTGAATCTTTTCAGATTCCTTCTAGGAATGGTGATGATTGTATTCAGTTATTTTTCTGTGATGTATTTTGTACAATTTACTTCATGGAACATCGATTATTTTCCATTTGGAAAGATGAAACCGATAACAGACTATACAGAATTATTTCCTTTAATTCCAGTGGCATTAATGCTTATTTATGCCGTGTATGACCATTTTCAAAATTATAATAAGAAAAGCCCCATAAGCAGATACAAATATACTTTTCTGTTGGTCTTTTCCTTAGCTCAGCTTGTTACGATCATTCTTTATATGAATAAAAGCTATGAATATTTGCTGCTTTTGGCATTTCCTTCAAGTATTATTCTGAGCAGAATGATGAGATTCTTGCCTAAGTATTGGATGCAGGAAGTAGGCTTATGGCTTATTATTGTGAGTTTACTTACCTTTAAAGCAGGTACAGTTTTTGATTTATTTTAA
- a CDS encoding DUF6341 family protein — MTSFFLFLSKVFKSSFGFFDAFGNVLNWILFAVCCVLFTYWCYVLVVTLGGDKDKDYYSPTEGKNPYYDPNIYKKEG; from the coding sequence ATGACGTCTTTCTTTCTATTCTTAAGCAAAGTTTTCAAATCGAGTTTCGGGTTCTTTGATGCTTTTGGAAATGTTTTAAACTGGATCCTATTTGCAGTTTGCTGTGTATTATTCACTTATTGGTGCTACGTGCTAGTTGTAACGCTAGGTGGTGATAAAGATAAAGATTATTATTCTCCAACGGAAGGTAAGAATCCTTACTATGATCCGAATATCTACAAAAAAGAAGGTTAA
- a CDS encoding DUF2007 domain-containing protein — MSDLVRFKFYETALEANRDKQILAENGINSFIANEQLIQSDWLLSQAVGGIQLQVFEEDLEKAGQILQDYKENEQYSLEVEHTIEDPEFDFVCPKCGSNHIYRDDRATSFFGISFLTSHKFVCYYCGNEFTHE; from the coding sequence ATGTCTGATCTGGTTCGTTTTAAATTTTATGAAACTGCCCTTGAAGCCAACAGGGACAAACAAATTCTGGCTGAAAACGGGATCAATAGTTTCATTGCGAATGAACAGCTAATCCAATCGGATTGGCTGCTATCTCAAGCTGTGGGCGGTATTCAGCTCCAGGTTTTTGAGGAAGATCTTGAAAAGGCAGGACAGATTCTACAGGATTATAAGGAAAATGAGCAATACTCATTAGAAGTGGAGCATACTATTGAAGATCCGGAATTTGATTTTGTCTGTCCAAAATGTGGCTCCAATCATATCTACAGAGATGACAGGGCGACCAGTTTTTTTGGTATTTCATTTTTAACGAGCCACAAGTTTGTGTGCTATTATTGTGGGAATGAGTTTACCCACGAGTAA
- a CDS encoding CDP-alcohol phosphatidyltransferase family protein, producing the protein MDFIKNNLANALTLANLFAGCVGAIHLILGDYQTTAICLILSAIFDFFDGFVARALKSNSNLGLQLDSLADMVSFGLIPGLTMYKALEPFGSELLGIHLPFEIKYIGLVVTLFSCLRLAIFNLDEEQRYYFKGLNTPTNTVLLFGLYYAFKETGNFSFLFENELLLIILAFLTSWLLISPIKMMAMKFKSKALKDNYPKIVLLVGGIAILAIFKTVGIPMLVIYYMMVSLIFQRQLK; encoded by the coding sequence ATGGATTTTATAAAGAATAATCTGGCCAATGCCTTGACCCTGGCTAATCTATTTGCAGGCTGTGTGGGTGCAATACATCTTATTTTAGGAGATTATCAAACAACGGCAATATGCCTTATCCTCTCCGCTATTTTTGATTTCTTTGATGGTTTTGTAGCCAGAGCCTTAAAATCAAACTCCAACTTAGGGCTTCAACTGGATTCTCTTGCCGATATGGTAAGTTTTGGATTAATTCCGGGACTTACAATGTATAAAGCATTAGAACCATTTGGTAGCGAACTTCTTGGAATTCATCTTCCATTCGAAATTAAGTATATAGGACTAGTCGTTACTCTGTTTTCTTGCTTAAGACTTGCTATTTTCAATCTTGATGAAGAACAGAGATATTATTTCAAAGGATTAAATACGCCAACCAATACTGTTTTGTTATTCGGATTGTATTATGCTTTTAAAGAAACCGGAAATTTCAGTTTCCTTTTTGAAAACGAATTGCTGCTTATCATTCTTGCTTTCCTTACTTCATGGCTTTTGATAAGTCCCATCAAAATGATGGCTATGAAGTTTAAATCCAAAGCATTAAAGGATAACTATCCAAAAATAGTATTGCTAGTAGGTGGTATTGCTATTCTTGCCATCTTCAAAACGGTAGGGATCCCAATGCTCGTTATCTATTATATGATGGTATCACTTATTTTCCAAAGACAATTAAAATAA
- a CDS encoding DUF2147 domain-containing protein, which produces MKKIMLTFALSLFGVMTFAQIEGKWKTIDDETKQAKSIVEIFKKSDGKYYGKVSQLLIKPADPNCTACKDERKGKPILGMEIIRGLKKEGDEFTGGNITDPKTGKTYKCTITKSGDKLNVRGYLGLSLLGRTQVWEKAN; this is translated from the coding sequence ATGAAAAAAATAATGTTAACGTTCGCACTTTCTCTATTTGGAGTGATGACCTTTGCTCAGATAGAAGGAAAGTGGAAAACAATAGATGATGAAACCAAGCAGGCGAAATCTATTGTGGAAATATTCAAGAAGTCAGACGGAAAGTATTATGGGAAAGTTTCCCAGCTATTGATCAAACCGGCTGATCCAAACTGTACAGCTTGTAAAGATGAAAGAAAAGGGAAACCTATTTTAGGAATGGAAATCATCAGAGGTCTGAAAAAAGAAGGTGATGAATTTACAGGAGGTAATATCACAGATCCTAAAACAGGAAAGACTTACAAGTGTACCATTACAAAAAGTGGTGATAAACTTAATGTAAGAGGGTATTTGGGATTATCATTATTAGGAAGAACCCAGGTTTGGGAGAAGGCTAATTAA
- a CDS encoding pyruvate dehydrogenase complex E1 component subunit beta yields the protein MAEYTFREVIAQAMSEEMRKDESIYLMGEEVAEYNGAYKASKGMLDEFGPKRVIDTPIAELGFTGISVGAAMNGNRPIVEFMTFNFSLVGIDQIINNAAKIRQMSGGQWNCPIVFRGPTASAGQLGATHSQAFEGWFANCPGLKVVVPSNPYDAKGLLKTAIQDNDPVIFMESEQMYGDKMEIPEEEYYLPLGKADIKREGKDVTLVSFGKIMKLAMQAAEDMEKEGISVEVIDLRTVRPLDFDTILASVKKTNRLVILEEAWPFGSISSEITYMVQQKAFDYLDAPIKRITTPDAPAPYSAALFAEWFPKLEKVKEEIKKAMYVK from the coding sequence ATGGCAGAATATACTTTTCGTGAGGTAATTGCACAGGCAATGAGCGAGGAAATGCGTAAAGACGAGTCCATCTACCTGATGGGGGAGGAAGTTGCAGAATATAATGGTGCATATAAAGCTTCAAAAGGAATGCTGGATGAATTTGGTCCAAAAAGAGTGATCGATACACCGATTGCAGAACTTGGATTTACAGGGATTTCTGTAGGAGCTGCAATGAATGGAAACAGACCCATCGTAGAATTTATGACCTTCAATTTCTCTTTGGTAGGAATTGATCAAATCATTAATAATGCTGCGAAGATCCGTCAGATGAGTGGTGGACAATGGAATTGCCCAATCGTTTTCCGTGGGCCTACTGCTTCTGCAGGACAATTAGGAGCTACTCACTCTCAGGCTTTTGAGGGTTGGTTTGCCAACTGTCCGGGACTTAAGGTGGTAGTACCTTCCAATCCATATGATGCAAAAGGATTGTTGAAAACTGCAATTCAGGATAATGACCCTGTTATTTTCATGGAATCTGAGCAGATGTATGGTGATAAAATGGAAATTCCTGAAGAAGAATACTATTTACCATTAGGAAAAGCTGATATTAAAAGAGAAGGTAAAGATGTAACTTTAGTTTCTTTTGGTAAGATCATGAAATTGGCAATGCAGGCAGCTGAAGATATGGAAAAAGAAGGAATCTCTGTTGAAGTGATTGACCTTAGAACAGTTCGTCCTTTAGATTTCGATACTATTTTAGCATCTGTAAAGAAAACAAATAGATTAGTAATCTTAGAAGAAGCTTGGCCATTTGGATCAATATCTTCTGAAATTACATACATGGTACAGCAAAAAGCATTCGATTATTTAGATGCTCCAATCAAGAGAATTACGACTCCTGATGCACCTGCACCTTACTCTGCTGCATTATTTGCAGAATGGTTCCCTAAGCTTGAAAAAGTAAAAGAGGAAATCAAAAAAGCGATGTACGTTAAGTAA
- a CDS encoding KUP/HAK/KT family potassium transporter, translating to MKLDETIPKYATNLAYLSRAKRNDEVESKIIYSIIKKQPKRADHYFILSIVNQEDPYTFKYTVDEILPGTVYKINFLLGFKVDRRINDYFNMVLRDLMADGTIPSRSSHPSLRAHDIPPDLKYVIIDNTYINDILLTVKQKITLNIYNFVKYIGSDDFKAWGVSSHNVEVESAPITELTVYDNKIEQSGYFRHNS from the coding sequence ATGAAACTGGATGAAACCATTCCTAAATACGCTACAAACCTTGCTTATCTGAGCAGAGCCAAAAGAAATGATGAAGTAGAATCGAAAATTATTTATTCTATCATCAAGAAACAGCCAAAAAGAGCTGATCATTATTTTATCCTGAGCATTGTCAATCAGGAAGATCCATATACATTCAAATATACGGTAGATGAAATCTTACCCGGAACTGTTTATAAGATCAATTTCCTTTTAGGATTTAAAGTAGATAGGAGAATCAATGATTATTTCAATATGGTATTGAGAGACCTTATGGCAGACGGGACCATTCCTTCAAGAAGTAGCCATCCATCTTTAAGAGCTCATGATATACCACCGGATTTGAAATATGTGATCATAGATAACACCTATATCAACGATATACTTTTAACTGTTAAACAGAAGATTACCCTTAATATTTACAACTTTGTGAAGTATATCGGAAGTGATGACTTTAAGGCTTGGGGAGTATCCTCTCACAACGTAGAAGTAGAATCTGCCCCCATTACAGAACTTACTGTTTATGACAATAAAATTGAACAATCTGGGTACTTTAGACATAACTCCTAG
- a CDS encoding Fur family transcriptional regulator gives MDTIQKEKNIALIKDVLRNYLLEKGFRNTPERYTILEEIYNMDHHFNVDDLYLLMMQKKYHVSKATIYNTIEIFLDAGLIRKHQFGEKTLTSSSYEKSYFDKQHDHLVIYKKDSDKEIEEIIEFCDPRIQGIKEAIEEAFGVKIDSHSLYFYGTKND, from the coding sequence ATGGATACAATACAAAAAGAAAAAAATATAGCTTTGATCAAGGATGTTTTAAGAAACTACCTATTAGAAAAGGGGTTTAGAAACACACCTGAAAGATATACGATATTAGAAGAAATTTATAATATGGATCATCACTTTAATGTTGATGATCTGTATCTTCTGATGATGCAGAAGAAATATCATGTTTCTAAAGCAACGATTTATAATACTATTGAGATTTTCCTGGATGCCGGATTAATTCGTAAACATCAGTTTGGAGAAAAGACACTAACCTCTTCATCTTATGAGAAGTCTTATTTTGACAAACAACATGATCACCTGGTGATCTACAAAAAAGACTCTGATAAAGAAATCGAAGAAATTATTGAATTCTGTGACCCAAGAATCCAAGGAATCAAAGAAGCCATAGAAGAAGCATTTGGCGTAAAAATTGATTCTCATTCGCTATATTTTTATGGCACTAAGAATGACTAA
- a CDS encoding OstA-like protein has product MRIILFLFIFISAFSLAQDKTPVKRDPYLQTPSSAQPKQLKPEDKVKIIHADEIRKDPAKYDGNQYFIGNVQIEHKGSVLTADEVIIYSDENFVKAIGNTKLQNADGSVITAGEMEYDGNTQKGVARKNVVLTDPKQTIKTDVLYYDRLANQAYFNTGGTISDSQGNVMYTKSATYFLNTKMIDFIGNVKIDNAQYIIEGVNIKQNQNTKVAEFFGPTTITNRANPKNRVYTERGTYRMETKEAFLNKNSKIFYNDKILTGDDMYFNQITGFGKATGNVTLDDPKERRYIKGGYGEIFEKKDSSMMTKNPYAVKLMEKDTAYFAAEKIISFQKPDSLDIRIKKSFLRAYRKARIYKSNAQGRADSISFNETDGVMHMFTKPILWSGEKQVTGDKVEAYFNTKTENIDSLKVIGNAFAISKVDSLTLKDEFNQVKGKFMTVYYENNDIKEARVVGNAQSIAYVDDVNKETQKPERIGITLSACGIIGALFEERALQIISCSIGSTSDTYPMSKIEPAKRKFPDFNWNTKDRIRKWQDILVDSPNYEEIKYSSDNELYNQAQEAIEKEQAKEEAKKPKRTRK; this is encoded by the coding sequence ATGAGAATAATCCTTTTTCTGTTCATCTTTATTTCTGCGTTCAGTTTGGCGCAGGATAAAACTCCTGTGAAGAGAGACCCTTATTTACAGACTCCTTCATCAGCCCAGCCCAAACAGCTGAAACCAGAAGATAAAGTGAAAATTATCCATGCGGATGAAATTAGAAAAGACCCGGCCAAATATGACGGGAACCAATATTTTATTGGAAATGTTCAGATCGAACACAAAGGTTCTGTACTTACTGCGGATGAAGTAATTATCTATAGTGATGAGAATTTCGTAAAAGCAATAGGCAATACAAAACTTCAAAATGCTGATGGTTCAGTAATCACTGCAGGAGAAATGGAATATGATGGTAATACTCAAAAAGGTGTTGCCCGTAAGAATGTTGTCCTTACAGATCCGAAACAAACGATCAAAACAGACGTTCTGTATTATGACAGACTTGCCAATCAAGCCTATTTTAATACAGGAGGGACCATTTCCGATAGCCAGGGAAATGTAATGTATACAAAATCTGCAACCTATTTCCTCAATACCAAAATGATTGACTTTATAGGTAATGTGAAAATCGATAACGCTCAATACATCATTGAAGGCGTTAATATTAAGCAGAATCAGAATACGAAAGTAGCAGAATTTTTCGGTCCAACTACGATTACCAACAGAGCCAATCCTAAAAACAGGGTGTATACAGAAAGAGGAACGTATAGAATGGAAACTAAGGAAGCTTTCCTGAATAAAAATTCCAAGATCTTTTATAACGATAAAATCCTTACTGGTGATGATATGTATTTTAATCAAATCACAGGTTTTGGTAAAGCAACTGGAAATGTAACGCTGGATGATCCTAAAGAAAGAAGGTATATAAAAGGAGGATATGGAGAAATTTTTGAGAAAAAAGATTCTTCTATGATGACCAAAAACCCTTATGCTGTCAAACTTATGGAAAAAGATACCGCGTATTTTGCAGCAGAGAAAATTATATCTTTCCAAAAACCGGACTCCCTAGATATCAGAATAAAAAAGAGCTTTTTAAGAGCTTATAGAAAGGCAAGAATCTATAAATCCAATGCACAGGGAAGAGCCGATTCCATTTCTTTTAACGAAACGGATGGGGTGATGCATATGTTTACAAAACCTATTTTGTGGAGTGGAGAAAAGCAGGTGACAGGTGATAAGGTGGAAGCTTATTTTAATACTAAAACAGAGAATATAGACTCTCTAAAAGTCATAGGAAATGCATTTGCCATCAGTAAAGTTGATTCTTTAACCTTGAAAGATGAGTTCAATCAGGTGAAAGGGAAATTTATGACGGTTTATTATGAAAATAATGATATTAAAGAAGCACGGGTTGTAGGAAATGCGCAGTCTATCGCTTATGTAGATGATGTAAATAAAGAAACCCAAAAACCAGAAAGAATTGGGATTACCCTTTCAGCCTGCGGTATTATAGGGGCTTTATTTGAGGAAAGGGCTTTACAGATTATCTCATGCAGTATTGGATCTACTTCAGACACCTACCCAATGAGTAAGATAGAACCTGCAAAAAGAAAGTTCCCTGATTTTAACTGGAATACGAAAGATAGGATCAGAAAATGGCAGGATATTTTGGTGGATAGTCCGAATTATGAAGAAATAAAGTATTCATCAGACAATGAACTTTATAATCAGGCTCAGGAAGCTATAGAGAAAGAGCAAGCCAAGGAAGAGGCTAAGAAACCTAAGAGAACAAGAAAATAA
- a CDS encoding T9SS type A sorting domain-containing protein, whose translation MPNLSTREVKNNKEAVVLFPNPATSMINIKGSKDQKYEIYNAAGQLVQSGSSKENSIPIHNLSKGVYILKTANQNKYPFIKE comes from the coding sequence TTGCCTAATCTTTCTACACGGGAGGTAAAAAACAACAAAGAAGCGGTAGTTCTATTTCCTAATCCTGCAACAAGCATGATCAATATAAAAGGCAGTAAAGATCAGAAATACGAAATCTATAATGCAGCTGGTCAGCTGGTACAATCTGGAAGTAGTAAGGAAAATTCCATTCCTATACATAATTTGTCAAAAGGTGTTTATATTCTGAAAACTGCTAATCAAAATAAATACCCTTTCATTAAAGAATAG